One genomic window of Amphiura filiformis chromosome 3, Afil_fr2py, whole genome shotgun sequence includes the following:
- the LOC140147263 gene encoding uncharacterized protein, with protein MRFLGKLIFKDLKDKEIRESVKQKLTDMLKKTDKSLLNGIMKMWIYNNAILPEMTWGFTTYNFPITCIEGLEATCTKYLKRWAGISRCTTNSALYRIRNEYELHLKRLTTSVKCMQVTKHHLNKYSIYGKTHTLYKDCLQSNQGRMESENLNKESDI; from the coding sequence ATGCGATTCCTCGGCAAGCTTATCTTCAAAGACCTGAAAGATAAGGAAATCAGAGAGTCTGTAAAGCAGAAACTAACAGACATGCTGAAAAAGACAGACAAAAGTCTACTCAATGGAATAATGAAGATGTGGATATATAATAATGCAATCCTACCCGAAATGACATGGGGGTTTACCACCTACAACTTCCCAATTACATGCATCGAGGGCTTGGAAGCTACTTGCACCAAATACTTGAAAAGATGGGCAGGAATAAGCAGATGTACCACCAATAGTGCTTTATACAGAATCAGGAATGAGTATGAGCTTCACCTTAAAAGACTCACCACTTCTGTGAAATGCATGCAAGTCACCAAGCACCATCTtaacaagtattctatatatgGAAAAACACATACTCTCTACAAAGACTGCCTACAAAGCAATCAAGGTAGAATGGAGTCAGAGAACTTGAACAAAGAGAGCGATATCTGA